The Salvelinus namaycush isolate Seneca chromosome 13, SaNama_1.0, whole genome shotgun sequence genome includes a region encoding these proteins:
- the LOC120058375 gene encoding 60S ribosomal protein L31-like codes for MAPNKKGGEKKKGRSAINEVVTREYTVNIHKRIHGVSFKRRAPRALKEIRKFAMKEMGTPDVRIDTRLNKAVWTKGVKNVPYRMRVRLSRKRNEDEDSPNKLYTLVTYVPVTTYKGLQTVNVDEN; via the exons ATGGCTCCTAACAAGAAGGGCGGTGAGAAAAAGAAGGGGCGTTCTGCCATCAACGAGGTTGTGACCAGGGAGTACACCGTCAACATCCACAAGCGCATACATGGCGT GTCCTTCAAGAGGAGGGCACCTCGTGCTCTCAAGGAGATCCGCAAGTTTGCCATGAAGGAGATGGGAACCCCTGATGTACGCATCGACACTCGCCTGAACAAGGCTGTATGGACCAAGGGTGTGAA GAATGTCCCATACCGTATGCGTGTGCGCCTGTCAAGGAAACGCAATGAAGACGAGGACTCTCCCAACAAACTATACACCCTCGTCACATACGTTCCTGTCACAACATACAAAG GTCTGCAGACGGTCAATGTGGATGAGAACTAA